The following are from one region of the Dreissena polymorpha isolate Duluth1 chromosome 2, UMN_Dpol_1.0, whole genome shotgun sequence genome:
- the LOC127866330 gene encoding uncharacterized protein LOC127866330: protein MGAEESKPGSPCFGLMGPSSVISNMNRQAQMARAWALLHQCSIEQWKLGHGEAAGFGEKFLTCGNIVFKDCSPRFCTSQQSIINIPTTARIFGFRKRKKFTKMAEHFEYKVVPAQMSCIQNFQVMSVLCVHENMVVLHLKRNMTTQFGAVNLSSDKFLGVFGVQLASFENDALRGKISPDCSLCLIKLPYLQGRVANGYILELYDLKSKTLLSQYVLPYTDTTFAFDPRFNWTHLAATSFLPGSDNSLSIVQVKSWEVKATNPRLEYQSPSQSSELKDIVYSRDGHLIFAVFVTAGCHCRERRSRRTNPVDISIYVFNADTADTLHCVQYHRFTCGVHLCPVNYMPIFSHCGSRMAIALNDLENALDHVQIYKLPSPMSLQSRCRTRIIQRYGPDKVKLLPLPKRIIQFLLFHPEFE, encoded by the exons ATGGGTGCAGAGGAAAGCAAACCAGGCTCCCCATGTTTCGGGCTAATGGGTCCCTCATCTGTGATCAGCAACATGAACAGGCAGGCCCAGATGGCCCGGGCTTGGGCACTTCTCCACCAGTGCTCGATAGAACAGTGGAAACTTGGACATGGAG AGGCAGCTGGGTTTGGTGAGAAATTCTTGACCTGTGGCAACATTGTGTTCAAGGACTGCAGCCCAAGATTCTGTACCAGTCAACAGAGCATCATAAACATCCCTACAACTGCACGGATATTTGGATTTCGCAAACGAAAAAAGTTCACAAAAATGGCAGAACATTTTGAGTACAAAGTTGTGCCAGCGCAAATGTCATGTATTCAGAATTTTCAAGTGATGAGTGTGCTATGTGTGCATGAAAACATGGTGGTGCTACACCTCAAACGCAATATGACCACACAGTTTGGAGCGGTAAATCTGTCTTCAGACAAGTTCCTTGGTGTTTTTGGAGTGCAGTTAGCATCCTTTGAAAATGATGCTTTAAGAGGGAAGATCAGTCCAGATTGTTCACTATGCCTTATAAAATTACCGTACCTTCAGGGTCGGGTTGCTAATGGTTATATCCTAGAGTTGTATGATCTCAAAAGCAAGACTTTGCTAAGCCAGTATGTTCTACCCTACACAGATACCACCTTTGCATTCGATCCCAGATTCAACTGGACACATCTTGCTGCAACAAGTTTCTTGCCAGGAAGTGACAACAGTCTGAGTATTGTGCAGGTCAAGTCGTGGGAGGTCAAGGCCACGAATCCCCGACTTGAATACCAGAGTCCTAGTCAGAGTTCTGAACTCAAGGACATCGTCTACTCGCGAGACGGCCACCTGATATTTGCCGTGTTTGTAACAGCAGGATGCCATTGTAGAGAAAGACGCTCACGAAGGACCAACCCTGTTGATATTAGCATCTATGTGTTCAATGCTGATACAGCCGACACCCTCCATTGTGTTCAGTATCATCGGTTCACATGCGGTGTACACTTGTGCCCGGTGAATTACATGCCGATTTTCTCACATTGTGGAAGTCGTATGGCAATAGCCCTGAATGACTTGGAGAATGCTTTGGATCATGTGCAAATCTACAAGCTGCCAAGTCCAATGAGCCTTCAGAGTCGATGTAGAACCAGAATCATACAGCGCTATGGACCAGACAAAGTTAAACTTCTTCCCTTACCTAAAAGAATCATTCAATTCCTCCTATTTCATCCAGAATTCGAATGA